The following coding sequences are from one Pseudonocardia sp. EC080619-01 window:
- a CDS encoding TetR/AcrR family transcriptional regulator, whose protein sequence is MAERRNAAGPARDRVLDAYETLLIEQGPGGATLDAVAASAEVSKGGLLYHFNSKESLASGLLDRLRQRSATDAEFMRGDDEGAVAYYLRTSVPGGGSPAGLTRTYLATLRIADGTTSGELAREALAAVDADGLAALREEITDPVLAWLVQLVGDGLYLRTLTGAPLTGGVSPEELLDTLRALLAARP, encoded by the coding sequence ATGGCGGAGCGGCGGAACGCAGCAGGACCGGCCCGCGACCGCGTGCTCGACGCGTACGAGACCCTCCTGATCGAGCAGGGGCCCGGCGGGGCCACGCTGGACGCCGTCGCCGCGTCCGCCGAGGTCTCCAAGGGCGGGCTGCTCTACCACTTCAACTCGAAGGAGTCGCTGGCCTCCGGCCTGCTGGACCGGCTGCGGCAGCGCAGCGCCACCGACGCCGAGTTCATGCGCGGCGACGACGAGGGCGCGGTGGCCTACTACCTCCGCACCTCGGTGCCCGGCGGCGGCTCGCCGGCCGGCCTGACCCGCACCTACCTCGCGACGCTGCGGATCGCCGACGGCACCACCTCCGGCGAGCTCGCCCGGGAGGCCCTGGCCGCCGTCGACGCCGACGGCCTCGCCGCGCTCCGCGAGGAGATCACCGACCCGGTCCTCGCGTGGCTGGTCCAGCTCGTCGGCGACGGCCTCTACCTCCGCACGCTCACCGGCGCACCGCTGACCGGCGGCGTCTCCCCGGAGGAGCTGCTCGACACCCTCAGGGCGCTGCTCGCCGCACGCCCCTGA